AAAAATAAGAAGGGCATCTGGTACGAGAACTTCAACCCCAGCCTGCTGGCCAGTGAGGACTTTGCTGGGCTGGTCGACTACATGCAGGACTTTGTCGGCCCGGGCGGCTATGGCTACAACCTCGTGCAATCGCAGGGGTCGGACGCCAACATCCCTGCCACTCCTGGAATCTCGTACACGGGCGGCCCCGAGCACCCGGTCGACCAGCTCGTTTTCCAAACCACCCCGTTCAGCGACCCGCAGGGCGCGGGCACCTTCGCCGCCATGGAGTGGCGGATCGCGGAGGTCGTGAACGCTTCGGTGGTGAACTACGTCCAGGGGCAGCCGTACCTCTACGAGATCGAGGGGACCTGGGAGTCTGGCGAGCTGACCAGTTTCGATAGCCAGCTGGACGTGCCGGTCGACGCCCTGGCCGCAGGCCACACCTATCGCGCCCGCGTTCGGATGCAGGACACTTCGGGCAACTGGAGCCACTGGTCAGACCCAATCGAGTTTCTCGCCGGCGCCCCCGCGCTCACGCCGACCATCGCGGTGACCGAGCTGCACTACCACCCCAGCAATGCGGGCCTCGCCGACGAGAGCGACCAGGAGTTTATCGAGATCTTCAACACGGGGGATTCGGTGGTCGATCTGTCGGGGGTGCAGATCGCCGACTTCGCGGACGAGCCTTTTGTGTTCGCCGAGGGGGAGTCGCTCGGCCCGGGCGAGTACCTGGTGGTGGCCCGCTCGCCGTCGATCTTCCAATCGATCTATGGCGATAGCGTCGCTCTTGCGCAAGGAGGCTTCGCTCCCGGCAACCTGAGCAACGGTGGCGAAACTATCTCCTTGCTCAGCGCCGAGGGCGTGGTGTTCCTGTCCTTTACCTACGATGACGCCGCTCCCTGGCCGACCGCCGCGGACGGCGAGGGCCCGTCGCTAGAGATCATCGACCCGTACGGCGACCCTGCGGATCCCACCAACTGGAGAGCGAGCGCCAGCATTGGCGGCTCTCCCGGCGCAGCCCAGGTGGTCCTCCCGCAACTCGCCGGCGACTACGACAGCAGCGGCGTGGTGGACCAGCTCGACTACGCCGTATGGCGGTCCACCTACGGGTCGACCCCGCTCACTCCGGGAGCGGGCGCCGACGGCAACGCGGACGGGCTGATCGACGCGGCCGACTACTCGGTCTGGCGTGACAACTTAGGAGCGGTGCTCACACCCACGGAGTTGGGCGTGGCGAGCAGCCCTAATGCGGCGTCGGTAGGGAACATTGATGCCGATCGGGCCACCGATGGCCCCCCCCAAGAGCTCTCCGCCTGGCCAGTCGGTGAGCCAAGTGCACCGCTGGAGAGCGATCAAGCGATCATCTTTGTGGCCGATGCAATTGCACCAGCGCCACGCACAGACGTGCTTGTAAACGAGCGGTCGGACGCCAACAGTGGGCGGCCGCTGCGTTCCTCCCCGACGCTGCATCGGAATATCGACGCGGCGTTTGCACGCTTCACGGTCGAGGCAGACCGTAGCGAAGAAGTTCTCGCCGGTCCGTCTTCAGACGACGCATGGGACCCGATCGACGACGCCGATAGCGACCCACGTCACGCGGACGCAATCTTCAGTCGGCCTGCGAGGCCGCTCGCGATGCCCCGACCGGGGTCCTGAGACGCTCCGCTCGGATGGCGGCCCTCTTCATCACCGGCTATCCTGTCTGCCTGGGTCGCGATTCGCAGGCAAGATCGGACGAGTGCCCGCGAATACCCGGCTACTCAACAGTATCGGCGCTACACTGGGGCGGTTGGCTCGCCTGTGCTGGCTAGCGACTCCCTAGCGCGCTGCTCCTCGAATTGAGCGCAAGGACCACCAATGCAGCGGCCAATCTCGCGCATCGTTCGCAACTGGTTCGCGTGGCTGATGGCCATGGTGCTGGTAGGTTCGCTGGCGGTCTGGTTCATCACGCGGCCCACGCTGCCCAGCCGGATTCTGATCGGCACCGCGGTGCGCGGGGGCCAGTACCACGAGGAGGGCCTCCGGATCGCGGAGGCGTTGGAGCGGCGGACCGGCCGCGACGCCGAGGTGGTTGAGACGTCCGGCTCAGAAGAGAACGCGGAGAAGCTCCGCGGCGGCGAGATCGACGTGGCGATTGTTCAGGCCGGCTCGGTGTCGCTGCAGGGGTTGGCGATCGTCACGCCGCTGCACCGCGACGTGGTGCACGTGATCGTCCGCAAAGCCCCTGACGACGGCAGCCCGCCCATCCGATCGTTCAGCGACCTGGCCGGGCGTGACGTGATTGTCGGCAAACAGGGTTCGGGGATGCGGCGCAGCGCCACCGACGTGCTCGAGCACTACAACCTGCTGGGCGAAGTCACGCTGAGCGGGACCCACTTCACCGAGCTGCTCAAGGACCCTGACCAGAAACACGCAGCAGCGATCGTCACGACCGGCGTCGAGAACGGCGACCTGCGTCTGGTGCTGGAGACCGGCGACTTCGACCTGCTGCCCCTAGACGCGTTGGCGCTCGACAAACGCTACCGCCACTTCGAGTACTACGAGATCCCCTCCCAGCTCTGGCCCCCGGTGCCAACCAGGACCGTGCCCACGGTCGCCGCGTCGGCGCTGGTCGTCGTCCGGGAGAACGCGTCGTCGAGACTGGTGAACCTGCTCCTCGACTCGATCTTCGAGGACAGCCTGCCCGAGTACTTCTCCACGCTGTTCTCGCCGCAGGAGGCGCGCAGCCTCACCCCGGCGCGGCTGCACCCCATGACCCGCAAGTACCATGATCCTTTTGGCAGGTACGGCGTGCTCCACACGGTGCTGGAGGGGCTCGCGGCGGGTAAGGAGCTGCTGTTCGCGCTCGGCGCCGCCATCTACCTCGTGTGGGACCGCTGGCGGCGCATCAAGGAACGCGAGAGCCAGCGGCAGATCAAGGAGCAGAAGAGCCGTCTCGACACCTACCTCGAGCAGACCCTCGAGATCGAACGCGCACAGATGGACGTGTTCGATCCCACGCAGCTGCAGCGGTTCCTCGACGACGTGACCGACATCAAGCTCAAGGCGCTCAGCCGCTTGACGCACGAGGACCTCCGCGGCGACCGGACCTTCGCGATCTTCCTGATGCAGTGCGCCAACCTGATCAGCAAAATCCAGCTGAAGATCATCAACTGCACCAAGTAGCCCCGCCCGTCCCTTAATCAAGACAAGGCAGAACGCGCATGGAGAGCTCCAGCAACGGCGGCCACGGAAACACGACCCTCTACATCGTCGGCGCCATCCTGCTGGCGGTCGCGACGGCGATCATCGGGCCGGCGGTGCTGGGGGAGAGCGTCCGCCCCGCCGTGGAGGTGCTGGATGTCGGGGGCGAGATCTTCCTGCGGCTGCTGCAGATGGTGGTCGTGCCACTGGTGATGGCGAGCGTGATGAGCGGCATCCTCGGCCTGGGAGACGTCCGCAAGCTCGGGCGGCCCGGGGCGTACGCGGTTTCGTACTACCTGTGCACCACGGTGCTGGCGGTGGTGACGGGCCTGATCGTGGTGAACATCGTCAACCCGGGCCGCGGCATCGACCCGGTGCTGGTGGAGGACGCGCGGCAGGAAGGCGAGCAGACGCTGGCCCACGTGGCGGACCGGCGCCAGGGCCGCCGCATCGAGTGGCACAACGTCACGGGCGACCGGGCGGCAGCGGCGGGGAGCAGCAAGAACGCGGCCGTACCGGAAGAGGGCGTCTGGAGCGTGCGGGTGGCGATCGACCAGGTAGGCGAGGCCGACACCGCCGCCGAGGCGCGCGTGCTCTGGAGTCACGATGGCGATGTGTTCGAAGAGGCGCCCGACGGGCTCTTCAAGGCCGGACTGGAGCCCGGGGTCTACACGACCAGCCCGGTCGTGCCGATCCCCGAGGGCGCCGAGTTCGTACGTCTGGATTTCACTCCGCAGGACGGTGGCGAGCGCAGCGTGGTCGAGGCGTACCTGGTCGCCGGGGCACCCTCCATCGGCGACATCTTCAAAAACCTGGTGCTGATGCTGTTCACCAACAACCTGCTGGCCTCGATGGTAGAGATCAACCTGCTGCCGCTGATCGTGTTCAGCATCGCGTTCGGCGCGATGCTCACTACGCTCGGGCCCAGGGCGGACACCATCTCTGAGCTGGTGCTGAGCATCAACGATGCCCTAATGAGCTTCATCCTGCTGCTGATGCGTCTGGCCCCGCTGGGCATCTTCTGCCTGGTCGCCGCGCGGTTCGCCCACGCGCAGCTCGACGGCCAGTTCCTGACGCTCCTCAAGACGCAGGCCTGGTACATGACGAGCGTGCTGGTCGGCCTGGGGATCCACGCGCTGGTGACGCTGCCCCTGCTCCTGTGGTTCTTCACCCGCCGCAACCCGTGGACCTATTTGAGACAGATGTCGCAGGCGGTCCTCACGGCGTTCTCCACCGCCAGTTCCACCGCGACGCTCCCGGTCACGATGGAGTGCGCCGAAACCAAGGCCGGGGTTTCCCGCCGCTCGACCGAGTTCGTGCTCCCGCTCGGCGCGACCATCAACATGGACGGCACCGCCCTGTACGAGGCGGCGGCGGCCATCTTCATCGCGCAGGCCTACGCCTTGGTCGACCCCGCCTTCGTGCTCACGTTCGACAAGCAGGTGGTGATCGCGGTGACCGCCACGCTGGCGGCGATCGGCGCGGCGGGGATCCCGGAAGCCGGCCTCGTCACGATGCTCATCGTGCTCAACGCGGTGGGCCTGCCGCTAGAACTGATCGGGCTGATCCTGCCCATCGACTGGCTGCTCGACCGCTTCCGCACGGCCGTCAACACGTTTGGCGATTCGGTCGGCGCCGCAATCGTCGACAAGGGGTTCCCACCCGACAACGGCGCCGCTGCCGCCTGACCGGCTACCGACCGCCCGTCCGGCGGCGCGGACGCAGTTCGGGGGCCGAGTCTCGCTTCACCGTGGGTTTGGCGTGGAGCCACGCCTGCCGCGCGATAACGGCCGCCACCACGGTAGCGGTGAGCTCCTTGTGCCTCTCAATGGCCGCGCCCCACCAGGCGCCCTGGTCTTCGGCCGTGGCGGGATCTTCGGCGAGCGCGACGTCGATCGCGTTCTCGTCGGCTCGGGCCTCGCGGGACGCCCGCTCGGTGGAAGACGCCGCCATCCGCTCCAGCCCAGGCGATCGGGTCCCGGGCAGAATAGCAGCGACGGTTGATCCCGCTTCTTCGGCGCTAAGGGATGCCTGAGTTTCTCTCTGGTCCTGCGTGGCCGACTCGCCACGCAGGCCGAGGTCGATCTCCGACGGGAATTGGCGGAAGGCCGATTCGAAGTGCGGGACGGACTCCTGACCGGACTCTGCCTGCGCCGCAAACCCCGCCATCTCAAACGCCCAGGCGCGGTCCCAATTGCCCTGCTCGAACCTAACGCGGTCGGCAGGACCAATCGAGAGCGCGCGGGGGCTGTCCGTCGTCGCGGCCAGAGCGCTCGCCGAAGATACCCCCGCGTTCGAGTCGGCCGGGCCGTGCGACGACTCGAACTCGGCCAACGCGGCCCGCAGCGGCGTCTCGGCCGCGGAGAGGGGATCGGCCAGGCCCGTCTTACTTGTTGCTCCACTGCCCGCCGAGAATGGGGGCAACGGGGCAATCTCAGGCGACGGGGTAACCTTCGTGATGGTCAGGTAGCTGTTGCTGGTCCCGGCGACGACGGGCGCTTCGTCAACGGCGTCGGTATCGCGGTCGGCGCCGGCGTACGACTGCAGAGCCACGTCCGAAACAGAGAAACGGATGCTGCCGTCCTCGGCGTAGCTCAGCGTCAAGAACTGCGTCGGGTTTCCCTTGTCCCACCAATCACCGAATAGTGTGCCGCCGCCGGCTAAATCGAACGACCCCGGCAACTGCACGACCGACTGAGTTTCGGTGAACAGCGGCGTCTCGAGTGAGAGCCCATCGCCGGACAGCAGCTCGCGCCGTTCACAACCCTCGAAGGCCAACCGGCGCCCCCGACCGACACTTACCTTCCGTCGGGGACGTTGCAGCAGCGACCGGATGTTCACGGGAGGTACCTCGGAGGGAGGGGGCGGGGCTACTTGATATTACCAGAGTCGAGGATCTGATTCAGCTCTTTCCTCCTCCGCTCGATGTCCTGCCCCTCCTCGGCCCGATTGGCCCTGCGGAGCAGCTCTGCGAAGTTCTGGTACTGCCGGTTTAGCACACTTGCCTGGGCCAGCGAAATGCCACCCTGCTCGGCCAGCTCCTCTTGCACGTCCACGGCCTTCTCGAAGGCTTCCAGGGCGGCCTCGTCTTGGCCGGCGAACTGCAGGGCCACCCCGCGGTTGTTCCACAGCGCCGCCATAGCGCTGCGGTAGCTGGTCTGTTGCGGAAAATCGCCGATCAGCCCGATCAGGTACCCCTCGGCAACCCGGAAGGCTTTCTGACTCTCGTGCGGTTCCCCGATCCGGGCGAGGGCCAGGCCCAAGTTGCTGTGGGTGATCGCCAGCTCGCGGCGGTGACGCGGGATCAATGGGTTGCGACGCACGAGCTGCTCGATCTGACCGGCGGCGTCGCGGTACCCCTCGGCCGCGGCCGCCCAGTTGCCCTGTGCTCCCTGCATGGCCGCCAGGTTGTTGTAGGTCATCGCCAGGTCGGCCTTGAAACCGGTATCCTCGGGGTACTCCTGCACGAGGCGCCGCATCGCCAACCGCGCGTCCCGGCTGGCGGTGATCGCCTCGACCGGAGAATGCTCCCGGAGGGCCTCACTGAGGTTGCTCTTCGCAACCGCGATGTTGCGTACGTAGCGGGGCTCCTCCGGCGCGGAACGCGACGCGTCTTCGAGCCACTTGATCGACTCGCGGATGTTCGACGCCGCCAAACCGCTGCGCCCGTCGCGGCGGAGCAGCAGCCCGAAGTTGGAGAGCGTCTCGGCCAAGGCGTTCGCGGTGTCGGCGTCCCCCGGGGACTCGATGGCGCACTCTCGGAGGATCGTGATCGCTTCGCCGAACAGCTGCTCAGAATCATCAACCACGCCGAGCTGCCCCTGCACGCGCGCCAAGGCGCCCAGGCCAAGCCCGAGCTCTAGGCAGGCGAGCGGTGCGCCGTCGGACTGTTCGGTCTCAACAGGCGACTGGCGCCAGTGCTCCACCGCCTTAGCGTAGAAGTCGCGAGCGGTGATCGTTTCGCCAAGCCGCTCGGCAATCGCACCCGACTTGAAATAGGTTGCGGCCATGTCGCTGGCGACCGACTGATCGTCGGGCGTCGACTGCAGGAACCGCTGGTAGTACCCCAGGGTGTCGGACAGCAGCTCGCGCCGCAGCGTCTCGGCCCCCGGGATGTCGGACAGCCGGTCGGCCAGGTCGCCGCCGAAGTGGTCCACCACGGCTCGCGCCTGCTCGAAGTGCTTCTCCGCCAGGGCCTGGCTTGCCTGCGACTGACGCAGCGCCTCGGCCGTCTGGCGCCCCGCGGACGCGATCCAGATCGCGCTGGCGACTGACACTACTGACACCACCACCAGGGCGGCGGCGGCCGAGATCGCCACGCCGCGGCGGCGCGCGACCCACTTGGCCGTGCGGTCCGCCAAAGAAGGGCGGCGGGCCGCGGTTGGCTTCCCGTCGAGGAACCGGCGGAGGTCGTCGGCCAACTCCTCGGCAGTCGCGTACCGGTCGTCGCGGCGTTTCTCCATCGCCCGCAGAACGATGTTCTCCAGGTCGGCCGGGATCGCGGGGTTCAGCTTGCGGGGGCGCGTCGGATCGTCGTTGAAGACGCGGTGCAGCAGTTCCTCGTGGTCCTCGCCCGAGTGCGCGGGCTGCAGCGTTAGCAACTCGTACAGCGTCGCCCCCAGACCGTAAACGTCCGTGCGGCAGTCGATCATGTCGCCCCGGCCCCGCGCCTGCTCGGGGCTCATGTACCGCAGGCTGCCGACTAGGTCGCCCGGCATGGTCATGCTCATCTCGGACTGCACCCGGGCGAGGCCAAAGTCCGTGACCCACGCCTTGCGGTCGCGGTCGACCAGCAGGTTGCCAGGCTTGACGTCGCGGTGGACGACGCCGTACCGGTGGGCGTAGTCGAGCGCGTCGGCAGCCTCGGCGCCCAGGCGCGCCACCGCCTGGAAGAACGCGGCGCCGCGGATCGCCCCCAGGCTCGATGGCGGTCGGTCGCTCCGCGAGTCGATGCGGGAGGCGGCCCGTGGGGTCGCCTCGTCGGTGGCCGACGCGGCGCCGTCGCGTTCCGAACGCATCTCGGCGATTGCCTCGGCGAGCGAATGCCCGTCGATAAACTGCATCGCGTAGAAGTGGATGCCCCGCTGCTGCCCCACCGCGTACACGGGAACGATGTTCTGGTGGTGCAGGCCGGCGGCGGCCTGCGCCTCGGTGGTAAAGCGGGCGGTCTGCCGCTCGTCGAGCATCGCGGCGAACGGCAGCACCTTGAGCGCGACCCGCCGGTTGAGCGAGAGCTGCCACGCCTCGTACACGACGCCCATGCCGCCGCGCCCGATCACGTTGATCAGCTCAAAGTCGCCCACACGCTTGTTGACGGTCGGCTTGTCCACCCCGACCGCCGCTTCATAGTGGACGGTTTCGTCGTCCAGCAGGTTGCCATCGCAGCGCAGGCCGTTGAGGGGGGAATCACCCAGCGACGACTGCAGCAGGTGCAGGCCCTCGAGGTAGCCGGGTAGATGTTCTGCGAGGTCGGGGTGCCGCCGCGTAAGCTCCTCGAGGGTCGGCCACTCCCCATTCTCCATCGACTCCAAGTACTCGTCGAGGATCTGGGCAAGCTTCTCCCGGGTCGCGTCGCTAGGGGCGTCGGCGCCTCGGTCGGCCGGCGGTGGGGTCGGCTGGCTCATTCTTCGTCCGTCCCAGCATACTCGGCCCGCAACTGCTCCAACGCCCGCAGCCACAGCATCCGCGCCGCGCCCGAGGTGCGGTCCATCTGCTCGGCGACATCAGCGAACGACAGCCCCTCGATGTTGCGGAGCCGGATCACGCGGCGGTAGTCCTCAGGCAGCTTCGCGAGCACCGCCGCCATGGCGGTCTGGGTTTCCTGCCGGCGGAGGTCGGTGCTGGGGGTTTCCTCGTCGCTGGCGAGAAGAGCCGAGAACCGCCAGGACGACTGCTCCACGCCACGCCGCAACCGGTCCAGCGAGACCTCCCGCCGCACATCGCGCTTCGCGGCGACTAGGTTGCGTTCAACCACTCGCATAAGGTTGTTCACCAGGATCCGACGCATCCAGCCCACAAACTGCTCCGGCGAGTCGCCGCGGAATCTGCTGAAGTCCCGGTGGGCTTCGTAGAACGACTCCTGCACCACGTCCGACGCGCTCACCCTGCGTCGCAGGCGGTCGTCCATCCGGGACGAGGCAACGTACTTCAGGTACTCAGAATAGAGCCCCATCAGCCGCCCCAGCGATGATTTCGAACCGGCCAGCGCTCGGTCAAGCAGCAGCGCAGGGAGCTGGGAGGGGCTGGACGGTTCCATCGGACGCACGCGGGGTTGGCCAAGCGGTACGGCAAGGTGAACTCCGGCGGGCAGGGCCCCCGGGCGGCCGCACGCGGCCGCTGCAAGTCCTCATTCTAACCCAACAATCCGCGTGAAACCGCCAAAATCCGTCGCTGGGCGCCGATTTGACTCGCGGCTACTCGAAGGTCCGGTTCGTCTCCGCGTCGCCCCGCTCGGCGAATGCCTGCTCAATGATCGCAAGCTGCTCGTCGGTGAGCCGCCAGCTAGCGGCGCCGGCGGTCTCACGGATCTGCCAAGGCCGCTTGGCCCCACATAGGACCGACGTCACGCCGGGCTGGTGCATGGTCCAGTTGACAACGAGCTGGGCCACCGTGTTACCGGTGAGCTCGGCGGCCTCGCGGAGCCGCGAGACGAACGACTGGTTCTTGACCCACTCTTCCCCTTGGTACATGGGGTACTTGCGGCGGTTGTCGTCGGGCGCCAGCTCGCCGTCCTCCGGCAGCTTGCCCGCCAACAGCCCCTTCATGAACGGCCAGTAGGAGGCCGCCGCGACGCCGTTCTCCTGACACCACGGCAGCGTCCGCTTTTCAATGTCCCGCTGCAGCATGTTGTACGGCAGCTGCACGGCCGCCAGCGGACAGACCGCGTGAAACGCCTGCAGCTGTTCCAGCGAGCAGTTCGACGCTCCCACCGAGACGGTCTTCCCCTCGTCCTGCAGCTGCTTGAGGGCGCCGGCCGATTCCTCAATCGGCACGTTGGGGTCGGGCGAGTGGAGGTACAGCAGCTCAACGCGGTCCGTGGCGAGCCGGCGGAGGCTCTCCTCGCACTCCGCTCGCAGCGTGGCGGGCCGGGCGTCCTGAGTCATCTCGCCGTCTTCGTAGTGGATCCCACCTTTGGTGGCGATCACCACCTCGTCGCGGCGCCCCTCGAGGGCTTGCGCAATCAGCAGCTCGCTCTCCCCTCGCGGGCCGTAAACGTAGGCTGTGTCGATGAAGTTGATCCCGCCAGCGACCGCCTCTTGGATCGTGGCGATGCTGTCGGCGTCATTGGCGCCCAGCGTCGTCACCCCTGCGATAGGCCAGCACCCCAGCGCGATGCCGCTCACGCGCAGGCCGGTGTTTCCCAGAGGACGGTGCTCGGTTGGGAAGTTGCTAGGCATCAGGACTTGGCTACAGGAGGGCGACGGGGCGTGTAGGTGCAACAGTCGACAGGGCAGACATCGTGGCTTGGGCCGAGGTCGCCCAGCGCCGGGCGCGCTGCGCCGTCGGTCGTGCGCTCGACGACCAGGTCGCGGATCATGCCCACGAACTTCGGGTGGACGCCGACCGTTGCCGCGCGTTGAAACCCGATCCCCAGACGCTCGCACAGCTCCTTCGCCTCGGTGTCGAGGTCGTAGATCACTTCCATGTGGTCCGACACGAAGCCGATCGGCAGCACCACAACATCCGCGGCGGTGCCCTCGGAGTGGCGTTCTTCGATGACGTCGCACACGTCCGGCTCGAGCCAAGGCTGCTGGGGTGGTCCGCTACGCGACTGGTAGACGAGCTCGTACTTCGGGTGGCCAACCGCCTCGGCGACCAACCGGCTCGACTCGGCGAGCTGCTGCTGGTAGCGGCAGTTGTCCGCCATCGACATCGGGATGCTGTGAGCCGAGAACAGCACCAGCGCGTCATCGCGGCGATCGGTAGGAATACGATCCAGGGCCGCACGCAGGTTTTCCGCGTTGACCTCAACAAACGCCGGGTGGTTGTAGAACATCCGCAGCTTATCGACCCGCGGGGCGTCTGGGCCGACCGTCTGCTGAGCTTCCGCGATGTTCTCCCGGTACTGGCGGCAGCCCGAGTAGCTGCTGAACGCACTGGTGAAGAACGCAATCGCCCGCTTCACGCCATCCTCAGCCATGCGATTGAGCGTGTCCGGCAGCAGCGGGCGCCAGTTGCGGTTACCCCAATAGATCGGCAGCTTCGGTCCGCGACGCGCCAGTTCCTCCTCCAGCGCTGCGATCAACCGCCGGTTTTGCTCGTTGATCGGGCTGACCCCGCCGAACGACTGGTAGTGCTCCGCCACCTCCATCATCCGCTCGCGCGGCACATTTTTTCCGCGGAGCACGTTCTCCAGGAAGGGCAGCACATCTTCAGGGCCTTCGGGTCCGCCGAACGAGACCACCAGAATCGCGTCGTAATCGCCGGGCAACGGGAACTCCGCATCAGGAAGTAAGGAACCTCGGGCCGCATCCACGACAAAAAAAGCCGGCCCGCTCAAGTGCTGTTATAGGGCAGCTGAGCGGGCCGGCTAGTAGTGACCCCAACGGGGTTCGAACCCGTGTTGCCGGCGTGAAAGGCCGGAGTCCTAGACCACTAGACGATGGGGCCTGAGAGTGGCGACCGCGTGCGATCCGCCAGAAGTAGCGTTTTTAGGCTGGCGAGGCGTGATCGTCAAGGCGATGATCGGCGCCAAGACACGCGTGACCCAACAAAAAGTCACTGACAGACGGCTATTGGTAGCCAATCGATCGGCTCTCACTATCGAGAGCATGATGGAGCCAAGATTCGCTCCACCTAGAATTCAGCACGCCAGTGAGGATCCGCGTTACTCAGCGGGGCTGCTATCAGGTTCGTCGACGGAACGCGAAACGCCCTGCTCGGCGGCGCCAGGTCCCGAAGGCTCAGGCTGTTGGCTCCGGCGGATCGCTTCGTACACCTCGTTGCGATGCACGGGCACCTCTTTGGGCGCTTCCACGCCAAGGCGCACTTTGTCCCCGCGGATTTCAACGACAACGATCGTAATGTCATCATTGATGACAATACTCTCGTTCTTCTTCCTGGACAGGACCAACATGGGTCGATTCCTCGGTTTCGACAGCTGGCGAAGCGCCCGTGGCGGCCCACGTCGGGGCGCCCTTACGAGCAAATCGCACGGCCTTCCGCCTACAAAGCCTCACTTTGCGGGCATCGTCCATACCTCCACTCTAAAACCCGTCTATTGCGAGTCAAGCGAATGCCGAGCGGGGCGGCGACGAAATCGGAGAAAATCCCGAATTTGGCACGATTTTAGAGGGCAGATAAGTTTGGCCGGCCACCGGAAGCCCGAAATCCCGTCAATTGGCGCCGGTTAGGCGCCCAATTCTGACGGTTTTCACGGCCTCGGCAGGCTCAGGTCGTGCCTGGCGCGGGGCTGTCGGACTTGCCGCCGAACAGCTTTTTCGCGACCGCTCCGCCCGCCAGCAGCAGCACGATCCAGAACTTCTTGAAGATCAGGGCGAGCTTGAGCAGCAGCCCAGTCTTGACCAGCACCTTGCCCGCGACCAGCCCGCCGATTCCGTAGGCGGCGATCTTGTCAATCGACGGGTCGAACTCTGAGTAGCGGTAGCCGGGGTTGAATGAGACCGCCGACATCACATCGCCGCGGCGGCGTTCGATCTCCGGCAGCTGGCTCATGTCGGCGACGAAGTTGAGCTCCAGCACGCCCTTGCGACCCAACGCACGGATGTTGTAGTTGAGGGTGTTGGTCTCCGATTCACCAAACTGGAGCTCCTTCGCCCAGTGCAGCTTGTGCTCGGCGGCGTCGTACCGCGGCGGCGACGCCCAACCCACAAGCCTAATCGGTTCGAAGCCAGCCTGCTCGCGCTGCTTGTTCTCTTCAACCGTGCCCGCTTGCATGTCCTTGAGCAGCTGGTCGTAGTCGATGGAGTTGGCGTCCTCGTCCGAGACGTACCCGTCTTCGGTGTAGTCGATCGTCACGCCCCAACACTCCTCGTCGAGCGGCGAGTACTCCGCGGGGAAGATCATGCCGAGGGTCTCGCCCGCAGCGGGGTTGCCCCAGGCCTCCGTCAGCACGCGGCGGGCGTCGGCCGGAGAGAGGTAGTAGTACTCCTGCCCAAGGTCCAGGCTCGCCATCCCCCCAGGCAACTCGACAACGCCCGTCTTCCGGTCGAGCGAGCCCTCGAACTGCTTCTGCCACTGCCGCATCTGCTCCATCGCGGCCTCCAGATCGGCGGGCGGAGTTTCTTCGCCGGCAGCGACCGCAACACCCGACGTTACGGCAGCAACGGACACGACCGCGACGGCGGCAAGGTTGCGGACGAGCCGCCAGGGAGAGTTCGACATGTACTTAACCTACGGGTGCGTAACGGACTACACTCAGCAGCACCCTAACCACCAAAACGGTTCGCCGCAACAGTAACGCGGTGATTCTGCGACACGAGCATGAGCCGGCAGCATACTGCGGCTCCAGCCTCCGTTGCTTCCACGACTAAGAAGCTAGACTGAATCGCAAACGATGCTGATCGAC
This genomic interval from Posidoniimonas corsicana contains the following:
- a CDS encoding TAXI family TRAP transporter solute-binding subunit, whose amino-acid sequence is MQRPISRIVRNWFAWLMAMVLVGSLAVWFITRPTLPSRILIGTAVRGGQYHEEGLRIAEALERRTGRDAEVVETSGSEENAEKLRGGEIDVAIVQAGSVSLQGLAIVTPLHRDVVHVIVRKAPDDGSPPIRSFSDLAGRDVIVGKQGSGMRRSATDVLEHYNLLGEVTLSGTHFTELLKDPDQKHAAAIVTTGVENGDLRLVLETGDFDLLPLDALALDKRYRHFEYYEIPSQLWPPVPTRTVPTVAASALVVVRENASSRLVNLLLDSIFEDSLPEYFSTLFSPQEARSLTPARLHPMTRKYHDPFGRYGVLHTVLEGLAAGKELLFALGAAIYLVWDRWRRIKERESQRQIKEQKSRLDTYLEQTLEIERAQMDVFDPTQLQRFLDDVTDIKLKALSRLTHEDLRGDRTFAIFLMQCANLISKIQLKIINCTK
- a CDS encoding dicarboxylate/amino acid:cation symporter, producing the protein MESSSNGGHGNTTLYIVGAILLAVATAIIGPAVLGESVRPAVEVLDVGGEIFLRLLQMVVVPLVMASVMSGILGLGDVRKLGRPGAYAVSYYLCTTVLAVVTGLIVVNIVNPGRGIDPVLVEDARQEGEQTLAHVADRRQGRRIEWHNVTGDRAAAAGSSKNAAVPEEGVWSVRVAIDQVGEADTAAEARVLWSHDGDVFEEAPDGLFKAGLEPGVYTTSPVVPIPEGAEFVRLDFTPQDGGERSVVEAYLVAGAPSIGDIFKNLVLMLFTNNLLASMVEINLLPLIVFSIAFGAMLTTLGPRADTISELVLSINDALMSFILLLMRLAPLGIFCLVAARFAHAQLDGQFLTLLKTQAWYMTSVLVGLGIHALVTLPLLLWFFTRRNPWTYLRQMSQAVLTAFSTASSTATLPVTMECAETKAGVSRRSTEFVLPLGATINMDGTALYEAAAAIFIAQAYALVDPAFVLTFDKQVVIAVTATLAAIGAAGIPEAGLVTMLIVLNAVGLPLELIGLILPIDWLLDRFRTAVNTFGDSVGAAIVDKGFPPDNGAAAA
- a CDS encoding protein kinase domain-containing protein, producing MSQPTPPPADRGADAPSDATREKLAQILDEYLESMENGEWPTLEELTRRHPDLAEHLPGYLEGLHLLQSSLGDSPLNGLRCDGNLLDDETVHYEAAVGVDKPTVNKRVGDFELINVIGRGGMGVVYEAWQLSLNRRVALKVLPFAAMLDERQTARFTTEAQAAAGLHHQNIVPVYAVGQQRGIHFYAMQFIDGHSLAEAIAEMRSERDGAASATDEATPRAASRIDSRSDRPPSSLGAIRGAAFFQAVARLGAEAADALDYAHRYGVVHRDVKPGNLLVDRDRKAWVTDFGLARVQSEMSMTMPGDLVGSLRYMSPEQARGRGDMIDCRTDVYGLGATLYELLTLQPAHSGEDHEELLHRVFNDDPTRPRKLNPAIPADLENIVLRAMEKRRDDRYATAEELADDLRRFLDGKPTAARRPSLADRTAKWVARRRGVAISAAAALVVVSVVSVASAIWIASAGRQTAEALRQSQASQALAEKHFEQARAVVDHFGGDLADRLSDIPGAETLRRELLSDTLGYYQRFLQSTPDDQSVASDMAATYFKSGAIAERLGETITARDFYAKAVEHWRQSPVETEQSDGAPLACLELGLGLGALARVQGQLGVVDDSEQLFGEAITILRECAIESPGDADTANALAETLSNFGLLLRRDGRSGLAASNIRESIKWLEDASRSAPEEPRYVRNIAVAKSNLSEALREHSPVEAITASRDARLAMRRLVQEYPEDTGFKADLAMTYNNLAAMQGAQGNWAAAAEGYRDAAGQIEQLVRRNPLIPRHRRELAITHSNLGLALARIGEPHESQKAFRVAEGYLIGLIGDFPQQTSYRSAMAALWNNRGVALQFAGQDEAALEAFEKAVDVQEELAEQGGISLAQASVLNRQYQNFAELLRRANRAEEGQDIERRRKELNQILDSGNIK
- a CDS encoding sigma-70 family RNA polymerase sigma factor; translated protein: MEPSSPSQLPALLLDRALAGSKSSLGRLMGLYSEYLKYVASSRMDDRLRRRVSASDVVQESFYEAHRDFSRFRGDSPEQFVGWMRRILVNNLMRVVERNLVAAKRDVRREVSLDRLRRGVEQSSWRFSALLASDEETPSTDLRRQETQTAMAAVLAKLPEDYRRVIRLRNIEGLSFADVAEQMDRTSGAARMLWLRALEQLRAEYAGTDEE